catcGATCATCGCAgttttcagcatttgttcaaacaaaaggatcttaatttgaggcagttgAGATGGCTAaagttgcttaaagattatgatattactattccgtATCAtctggaaaggccaatgtggtggccgatgctttgagccgaaaggcagtgagtatggggagtttggcatatattccagttggggagagacctcttgcagttgatgttcaggccttggccaatcggtttgtgagactaAATATTTCGGAGCCcggtcgggtgttggcttgtgtggtttctcggtcttccttttatgatcgcatcagagagcgccagtatgatgatccgcatttgcttgtccttaaggacatggttcagcatgatgatgccagaaatGTAACCATCGGTAATGATGGcatgttgaggatgtagggtcggatttgtgtgcccaatgtggatgggcttagagagttgattatggaggaggcccatagctcgcggtactctattcatccgggtgccgtgaagatgtatcaggatttgaggcagcactattggtggagaagaatgaagaaagatattgttggatttgtagctcggtgtctcaactgtcagcaagtaaaatatgagcatcagagaccgggtggcttgcttcagcagatggttatcccggagtggaagtgggagaggattactatggactttgttgttggacttcctcggactttgaaaaagtttgatgttatttgggtgattgtggatcggctgaccaagtccgtgcatttcattcatgtgtgtactacctattctttagagcggttggcagggatttatatccggagattgttcgattgcatggtattccggtttctatcatctcagatagaggtactcagtttacttcgcagttttggagagtcgtgtagagagagttgggtactcaggtgaaggtgagcacaacatttcatcctcagatggacggacagtccgagtgtactattcagatattggaggacatgttgcgtgcttgcgttattgattttggaggttcatgggatgagtttttgctgcttgcggagtttgcctacaacaacagctactagtaaagtatttagatggctccatatgaggctttttatgggaggcggtgtagatctccagttgggtggttcgagcccggcgaggttagattattggggacagatttggtgcaagatgccttagagaaggtgaaggtgattcaggagaggcttcgtacagcgcagtcatgccagaagagttatgcgaactgaaaggttcgagatgtatcctacatgatTGGTGGGAAGGTCTTGCTGaaagtttcacccataaagggtgttatgagatttggaaagaaagggaagttgagtccgtggttcattgggcctttcgaggtgcttcagaggattgggaggtggcttatgagcttgccttgccacccaacttgtcaagtctgcatccggtatttcatgtgtctatgctccgaaagtatattggggatct
The Nicotiana sylvestris chromosome 11, ASM39365v2, whole genome shotgun sequence DNA segment above includes these coding regions:
- the LOC138881855 gene encoding uncharacterized protein, with amino-acid sequence MVGKGCLSYLAFVRNVRAETPSINSVPVVRDFPNVFSADLSGMPPDRDIDFGIDLEGRVIAYASRQLKPHEKNYSAHELELATIVHALKIWRHYLYGVSCEANVVADALSRKAVSMGSLAYIPVGERPLAVDVQALANRFVRLNISEPGRVLACVVSRSSFYDRIRERQYDDPHLLVLKDMVQHDDARNVTIGNDGMLRM